TAATTGGTTCATTTTAGATGAAAAAGAAAAAAGTGATGTTTCATATTTTTATTTGGACAAGGAAGATACCCCTGTTTTTTTAACAAAAAATGATATAGATATAATAAATAAAATTACAGAATATAAATGTTATAATTGTATAGATATATCTCAATATCTATTGAATTTATTACCAAATATAAAAGTTTTAAATTTGTCTAAAAATAACATTATGACATTCAATATTGAAAATTTTATTAGTGTAGAAAACCTAGATATAAGTGAAAATAATATTAAAAAAATTAACGTATATAATAAGAATATTAGAAATTTAAACTTATCAAGTAATGAAATTGATGATATATTAATTGATGATAATACAAATTTATGTTCTCTTGATATTTCAATTAATAGACTAGAAAATATTTTTTTTGTCCCTAAAAGCATAAAATATATTGACATATCTAATAATAAAATTTCAAAATTGATTATTGAAAAATCATTCATAATTGAAGAATTATATGCGACAAATAACCAAATAAGTACAATAAATTTAGAAAGTAATGATGAAATTGAAATATTGTGGCTTGATTATAATATTATTAATAAATTTGAGTTAACTAAAATTGTGAAAATGAATACATTAGTTTTATCAAATAATAAACTTAGTTATATTGATTTGGGACCTTTACAAGGTATAGATTATTTATTTCTTAATAAGAATAATTTAAAAGGTTCATTATTTTTAAATAAAATTATAGATAATAAAATAATAGATATTAGATTTAATAATATTGATACACTCTTTTTAAATCATCAATTTAAAGGACAAGTTTTAAGAGACTCATTAACTAAAATTGTGTTTTTATAAAAATCAAATATTTGTAGTGTAAGGATGGAATTATTCAACAAATTTTTTTATCTAAGCGTTAGACTAAAAACCTTATTTGAAATGCCTCCTCTTAATATTTTATATGCTAATCCAATGAGTAACATATTCACAAACCTATTTCTCACTCTCCTAACTAAAACAGCAACAAGCTGACCTCCAACAACAACAATTTGAAGACAGTTTATTGCAAATGGAAGAGATACCTAAACTGGTTCTTTTT
This genomic stretch from Flammeovirga agarivorans harbors:
- a CDS encoding leucine-rich repeat domain-containing protein, with amino-acid sequence MEKTQCKNIYSMIEKFLKINCIILILFFLLQISDFNITKNINWFILDEKEKSDVSYFYLDKEDTPVFLTKNDIDIINKITEYKCYNCIDISQYLLNLLPNIKVLNLSKNNIMTFNIENFISVENLDISENNIKKINVYNKNIRNLNLSSNEIDDILIDDNTNLCSLDISINRLENIFFVPKSIKYIDISNNKISKLIIEKSFIIEELYATNNQISTINLESNDEIEILWLDYNIINKFELTKIVKMNTLVLSNNKLSYIDLGPLQGIDYLFLNKNNLKGSLFLNKIIDNKIIDIRFNNIDTLFLNHQFKGQVLRDSLTKIVFL